The proteins below come from a single Benincasa hispida cultivar B227 chromosome 4, ASM972705v1, whole genome shotgun sequence genomic window:
- the LOC120076300 gene encoding nucleolar protein 58-like: protein MEEAKEAEVALETPAIVLEEVAEEAQPEVAEKKKKNNNNKGKKAGEAESSHHRRVRKNKEQKDDYENEEAKKERKRRDKEERKLRRHEERHLRKAEEEKQRATSPEKDEESTSVREDRGETAQLMESVQPETTQMVVTDEGEETK, encoded by the coding sequence ATGGAGGAGGCCAAGGAGGCTGAGGTTGCATTGGAGACCCCTGCCATTGTGTTGGAGGAGGTTGCAGAGGAGGCGCAACCAGAAGtggctgaaaagaaaaagaagaataacaACAACAAGGGAAAGAAGGCTGGAGAGGCTGAATCTTCACATCATCGCAGGGtaagaaagaacaaagagcaAAAGGATGATTATGAAAATGAAGAGGCTAAGAAGGAGAGAAAGAGAAGGgataaagaagaaagaaaattgcgCCGGCATGAAGAGAGGCATTTAAGAAAAGCAGAGGAAGAAAAACAGAGGGCTACGAGCCCTGAGAAGGATGAAGAATCGACCTCTGTAAGGGAGGATAGGGGGGAAACAGCACAGTTGATGGAATCGGTGCAACCCGaaacaacgcaaatggttgtgaccgatgaaggagaagaaacgAAATGA